One window of the Cryptomeria japonica chromosome 7, Sugi_1.0, whole genome shotgun sequence genome contains the following:
- the LOC131071911 gene encoding uncharacterized protein LOC131071911 yields MNGAGKIPRQATVRPVPEEHHITIGRNNIRSRSTDPGIAASSAQTPEANDHYVQYIRGFTDLASAFNWGVVALTLGSYGMLLSTPVFWLCWSILVTEAVIFYSIRPYWTWIENSLRATGQSQDSRIHRPSDHGRAGVVFLKVGMSIALITLLLYNQNIKQRQTKILLFVALSIILFEGFTPILIVREELRTLIEVQAGNGTQMNSNITEEHKWNAANFLTPSVINAMICATGAIVLGGNLGSLMPEKAYWIFASIFVVDLLAEAIHRFDCGRRSLFDIPEDMSNIHYVAIILRLVVEGCLCYWMTKEICQDSYFPSNVDINACDGQCQERSKQLLITMVALGGLQAAGTFICPLCSCIIGPHYLPSILFSAIVFLGYQLHFLTYKLFCGFMYVIRFNCT; encoded by the exons ATGAATGGAGCTGGGAAAATACCGAGGCAAGCTACTGTTAGACCAGTCCCCGAGGAGCATCATATAACAATTGGGAGAAACAACATTAGATCTCGTTCAACCGATCCTGGAATAG CTGCTTCCTCTGCTCAGACTCCAGAGGCAAATGATCATTATGTCCAGTACATTCGGGGATTTACTGATTTGGCCTCTGCATTTAACTGGGGCGTTGTAGCGCTTACCCTTGGAAGTTATGGAATGTTGCTGTCTACCCCTGTGTTTTGGCTGTGCTGGAGTATCCTCGTCACAGAGGCTGTCATTTTTTACTCCATACGACCTTACTGGACTTGGATTGAAAATTCGCTCCGCGCAACAGGTCAATCACAGGACAGTAGAATTCATCGACCATCTGATCATGGCAGAGCAGGAGTTGTCTTTCTCAAGGTAGGCATGAGCATTGCCCTCATTACCCTGCTTTTATATAACCAGAACATCAAACAAAGGCAAACCAAAATACTCTTGTTTGTTGCGCTCTCCATTATTTTATTTGAAGGATTTACGCCCATTTTAATAGTAAGAGAGGAATTGAGGACTTTAATCGAGGTCCAAGCGGGAAATGGTACGCAGATGAACAGCAATATTACAGAGGAGCATAAGTGGAATGCCGCAAACTTCTTAACTCCGTCTGTGATAAATGCAATGATTTGTGCGACAGGGGCAATTGTTCTGGGAGGAAATTTGGGCAGTCTAATGCCCGAGAAAGCCTactggatttttgcttctatatttgtggtagatcTCCTGGCAGAGGCCATTCATAGATTTGATTGTGGAAGGCGCTCTCTGTTTGATATCCCAGAAGATATGTCAAATATACACTATGTTGCAATCATATTGCGACTGGTTGTTGAAGGGTGTTTGTGTTACTGGATGACCAAAGAGATCTGTCAAGATTCATATTTTCCTTCAAATGTGGACATCAATGCCTGTGATGGGCAGTGCCAAGAGAGAAGCAAGCAACTGCTGATCACCATGGTAGCTCTGGGAGGTCTCCAAGCGGCAGGGACTTTCATCTGTCCTTTATGTTCTTGTATTATTGGTCCTCATTATCTCCCCTCTATACTTTTCTCTGCCATTGTTTTTCTTGGTTATCAGCTGCATTTCTTAACTTACAAATTGTTTTGCGGCTTCATGTATGTGATCAGGTTCAATTGTACGTAG
- the LOC131071910 gene encoding uncharacterized protein LOC131071910 has translation MNAGGKMPRQATVRPVPEEHHITIGRNNIRSRSTDPPGIAASSAQTPEANDHYVQYIRGFTDLVPAFNWGVVALTLGSYGMLLSTPVFWLCWSILLTEAVIFYSIRPYWTWIENSLRTTDQSQDSRIHRPSDHGSAGVVFLKVGMSIALITLLLYNQNITQRQTKILLFVALSIILFEGFTPILIVREELRTLMEVQAGNGTQMTSNITEERKWNAANFLTPSDKCND, from the exons ATGAATGCAGGTGGGAAAATGCCGAGGCAAGCTACTGTTAGACCAGTCCCCGAGGAGCATCATATAACAATTGGGCGAAACAACATTAGATCTCGTTCAACTGATCCTCCTGGAATAG CTGCTTCCTCTGCTCAGACTCCAGAGGCAAATGATCATTACGTCCAGTACATTCGGGGATTTACTGATTTGGTACCTGCATTTAACTGGGGCGTCGTAGCGCTTACCCTTGGAAGTTATGGAATGCTGCTGTCTACCCCTGTATTTTGGCTGTGCTGGAGCATCCTTCTCACAGAGGCTGTCATTTTCTACTCCATACGACCTTACTGGACTTGGATTGAAAATTCCCTCCGTACAACAGATCAATCACAGGACAGTAGAATTCATCGACCATCTGATCATGGCAGTGCAGGAGTCGTCTTTCTCAAGGTAGGCATGAGCATTGCCCTCATTACCCTGCTTTTATATAACCAGAACATCACACAAAGGCAAACCAAAATACTCTTATTTGTTGCCCTCTCAATTATTTTATTCGAAGGGTTTACACCCATTTTAATAGTAAGAGAGGAATTGAGGACTTTAATGGAGGTCCAGGCGGGAAATGGTACGCAGATGACAAGCAATATTACAGAGGAGCGTAAGTGGAATGCCGCAAATTTCTTAACTCCGTCTGATAAATGCAATGATTAG